A section of the Telopea speciosissima isolate NSW1024214 ecotype Mountain lineage chromosome 3, Tspe_v1, whole genome shotgun sequence genome encodes:
- the LOC122654148 gene encoding phosphate transporter PHO1 homolog 3-like isoform X1, whose translation MKKYDKITSRTAAKTYLNMVDNSYLGSSDEVTRLMERVEATFIKHFSKAKRERHRTTFSMGFFAGCTTALLVALILIIRARNILNKEGSTQYMNTLFPLYSLFGFVVLHMVMYGINIYFWRLYRVNHPFIFGFKQGTELGYREIFLLSSGLAALALVSVLSNLDMEMDPKTNDYKAFTELIPLGIVCLVLAITFCPFDIIYRSSRFFLLRCAFHCISAPLYKVTLPDFFLADQLTSQVQAIRNLEFYICYYGWGDYKHRANTCNGSDVYKTFFYIIAIIPYWSRLLQCLRRLYEEKDPMQGYNGLKYFSTILAVVMRTAYSWNKGLVWQVLAAITSAIAAIVSTYWDLVFDWGLLQRNSKNRWLRDKLLISHKSVYFGAMILNVLLRFAWLQTVLNFQVSFLHKNALITIVASLEIIRRGIWNFFRLENEHLNNVGKYRAFKSVPLPFNCDEDENEDE comes from the exons ATGAAGAAATATGACAAG ATCACTTCAAGAACTGCAGCTAAGACTTACCTAAATATGGTTGACAACTCCTATCTTGGAAGTTCAGATGAG GTCACTAGGCTCATGGAGAGAGTGGAAGCTACCTTCATAAAGCACTTCT CAAAAGCAAAGAGAGAAAGGCATAGAACAACATTTTCCATGG GCTTCTTTGCTGGTTGCACCACAGCTTTACTTGTGGCCCTTATTTTGATTATACGTGCAAGAAATATCCTGAACAAAGAAGGGAGTACCCAGTACATGAATACCTTGTTTCCCCTCTACAG CTTGTTTGGATTTGTTGTCCTACATATGGTCATGTATGGTATAAATATATACTTTTGGAGGCTTTACCGAGTCAATCATCCCTTCATATTTGGGTTCAAACAAGGAACTGAATTGGGATACCGAGAAATATTCCTCCTCAGCTCAGGTCTTGCAGCTCTTGCGCTTGTCAGTGTGCTGTCAAACCTAGACATGGAGATGGATCCAAAAACAAATGACTACAAGGCGTTCACTGAACTAATCCCTCTGGGAATAGTTTGT CTAGTACTTGCCATAACATTTTGCCCATTTGACATTATATACCGTTCAAGTCGCTTCTTCCTACTCCGATGTGCTTTCCACTGTATCAGTGCCCCTCTCTACAAG GTTACTCTCCCGGATTTTTTCCTAGCAGACCAGCTAACTAGCCAG GTCCAAGCCATTAGAAATCTGGAGTTCTACATCTGCTATTATGGTTGGGGAGACTACAAACACAGAGCAAACACTTGCAATGGTTCTGATGTCTACAAAACTTTCTTTTATATAATTGCCATAATTCCTTATTGGTCCCGCCTCCTTCAG TGCCTCCGACGGTTGTACGAAGAGAAAGACCCAATGCAAGGATACAATGGGCTGAAATACTTCTCAACCATTTTGGCCGTCGTTATGAGGACAGCTTACAGTTGGAATAAGGGACTTGTTTGGCAGGTGTTAGCTGCGATCACATCAGCCATTGCAGCAATTGTGAGCACCTATTGGGATCTTGTTTTTGACTGGGGGCTTCTACAACGTAACTCAAAGAACCGTTGGTTGAGAGACAAGCTTCTTATCTCTCACAAAAGTGTATATTTTGGAGCCATG ATCCTGAATGTTCTACTCAGATTTGCCTGGCTGCAAACTGTTCTGAACTTTCAAGTATCTTTCCTACATAAAAATGCCTTGATTACAATAGTCGCAAGCCTAGAGATTATTCGTCGTGGCATTTGGAATTTCTTCAG GTTGGAGAATGAACACCTGAACAATGTTGGGAAATATCGTGCCTTCAAGTCAGTACCTCTCCCATTTAATTGTGATGAGGATGAAAACGAAGACGAATAA
- the LOC122654148 gene encoding phosphate transporter PHO1 homolog 3-like isoform X2, translating to MKFGKEFASQMVPEWQEAYMDYNHLKTLLKEILRFNQRTKPPVTTPAGLKRKLTMYRAFSGLTQRHAKSPHGGGDVEDQVILVKAMQSEGGGSSDVHSRYQSNFLMTAEEGGEYELLYFRRLDDELNKVNKFYRNKVDEVLKEAAELNKQMDALISFRIKIENPNVAGGTFEDNFDRKAEMSRLVSDVAASTASLNASTPSRARTISESLLLPSLEVELSNRSGDSDNSGGETEVNNEPNTTSSVVHEEKPRNDIKASSSSRPAPLQIRNRVKLNNTLETPRSTIKGILKVSKNRDLNLKDLRKVEGQLKRAFIEFYQKLRLLKSYSFLNLLAFSKIMKKYDKITSRTAAKTYLNMVDNSYLGSSDEVTRLMERVEATFIKHFSNSNRSKGINILRPKAKRERHRTTFSMGFFAGCTTALLVALILIIRARNILNKEGSTQYMNTLFPLYSLFGFVVLHMVMYGINIYFWRLYRVNHPFIFGFKQGTELGYREIFLLSSGLAALALVSVLSNLDMEMDPKTNDYKAFTELIPLGIVCLVLAITFCPFDIIYRSSRFFLLRCAFHCISAPLYKVTLPDFFLADQLTSQVQAIRNLEFYICYYGWGDYKHRANTCNGSDVYKTFFYIIAIIPYWSRLLQCLRRLYEEKDPMQGYNGLKYFSTILAVVMRTAYSWNKGLVWQVLAAITSAIAAIVSTYWDLVFDWGLLQRNSKNRWLRDKLLISHKSVYFGAMILNVLLRFAWLQTVLNFQVSFLHKNALITIVASLEIIRRGIWNFFRLENEHLNNVGKYRAFKSVPLPFNCDEDENEDE from the exons ATGAAGTTTGGGAAGGAGTTTGCTTCGCAAATGGTGCCAGAATGGCAAGAGGCATACATGGATTACAACCACCTCAAGACTCTCCTCAAAGAGATCCTACGGTTCAACCAAAGAACTAAACCACCGGTCACTACACCGGCCGGCCTGAAGCGAAAGCTGACCATGTACAGAGCTTTCAGTGGCCTAACCCAGAGGCACGCCAAGAGCCCCCACGGTGGTGGAGACGTTGAAGATCAAGTGATACTGGTAAAAGCTATGCAGAGTGAGGGCGGCGGCTCATCTGATGTTCATAGCAGATACCAGTCAAACTTTCTGATGACGGCCGAGGAAGGAGGAGAGTATGAGCTGTTGTACTTCAGGAGGCTTGACGATGAACTCAACAAGGTGAACAAGTTCTATAGGAACAAGGTGGATGAGGTTCTTAAAGAGGCTGCCGAGTTGAATAAGCAAATGGACGCTTTGATTTCGTTTCGGATTAAGATCGAGAATCCCAACGTCGCTGGTGGTACCTTCGAAGACAACTTCGATCGTAAGGCTGAGATGAGTCGTCTTGTTTCTGATGTTGCTGCCTCCACTGCCTCATTGAATGCCTCTACTCCTTCCCGTGCTAGAACCATCAGTGAGTCTCTTTTACTACCGTCTCTA GAAGTTGAGCTGAGCAACAGATCAGGAGATTCGGATAACTCAGGTGGAGAGACAGAAGTCAATAATGAGCCCAATACTACTAGCAGCGTTGTTCACGAAGAGAAGCCGCGAAACGACATCAaggcctcctcctcctccagaCCAGCCCCTTTACAAATCCGTAACCGTGTGAAGCTCAACAACACACTTGAGACTCCCCGCTCCACCATTAAAGGAATTCTCAAGGTCTCCAAGAACAGAGATCTCAACCTTAAGGACCTCAGGAAAGTTGAGGGACAACTGAAGCGGGCTTTCATCGAATTTTATCAGAAGCTTCGACTTCTTAAGAGCTACAG CTTTTTGAATCTCTTGGCATTCTCAAAGATCATGAAGAAATATGACAAG ATCACTTCAAGAACTGCAGCTAAGACTTACCTAAATATGGTTGACAACTCCTATCTTGGAAGTTCAGATGAG GTCACTAGGCTCATGGAGAGAGTGGAAGCTACCTTCATAAAGCACTTCTCAAACTCAAACCGCAGCAAGGGCATAAACATCTTGAGACCAAAAGCAAAGAGAGAAAGGCATAGAACAACATTTTCCATGG GCTTCTTTGCTGGTTGCACCACAGCTTTACTTGTGGCCCTTATTTTGATTATACGTGCAAGAAATATCCTGAACAAAGAAGGGAGTACCCAGTACATGAATACCTTGTTTCCCCTCTACAG CTTGTTTGGATTTGTTGTCCTACATATGGTCATGTATGGTATAAATATATACTTTTGGAGGCTTTACCGAGTCAATCATCCCTTCATATTTGGGTTCAAACAAGGAACTGAATTGGGATACCGAGAAATATTCCTCCTCAGCTCAGGTCTTGCAGCTCTTGCGCTTGTCAGTGTGCTGTCAAACCTAGACATGGAGATGGATCCAAAAACAAATGACTACAAGGCGTTCACTGAACTAATCCCTCTGGGAATAGTTTGT CTAGTACTTGCCATAACATTTTGCCCATTTGACATTATATACCGTTCAAGTCGCTTCTTCCTACTCCGATGTGCTTTCCACTGTATCAGTGCCCCTCTCTACAAG GTTACTCTCCCGGATTTTTTCCTAGCAGACCAGCTAACTAGCCAG GTCCAAGCCATTAGAAATCTGGAGTTCTACATCTGCTATTATGGTTGGGGAGACTACAAACACAGAGCAAACACTTGCAATGGTTCTGATGTCTACAAAACTTTCTTTTATATAATTGCCATAATTCCTTATTGGTCCCGCCTCCTTCAG TGCCTCCGACGGTTGTACGAAGAGAAAGACCCAATGCAAGGATACAATGGGCTGAAATACTTCTCAACCATTTTGGCCGTCGTTATGAGGACAGCTTACAGTTGGAATAAGGGACTTGTTTGGCAGGTGTTAGCTGCGATCACATCAGCCATTGCAGCAATTGTGAGCACCTATTGGGATCTTGTTTTTGACTGGGGGCTTCTACAACGTAACTCAAAGAACCGTTGGTTGAGAGACAAGCTTCTTATCTCTCACAAAAGTGTATATTTTGGAGCCATG ATCCTGAATGTTCTACTCAGATTTGCCTGGCTGCAAACTGTTCTGAACTTTCAAGTATCTTTCCTACATAAAAATGCCTTGATTACAATAGTCGCAAGCCTAGAGATTATTCGTCGTGGCATTTGGAATTTCTTCAG GTTGGAGAATGAACACCTGAACAATGTTGGGAAATATCGTGCCTTCAAGTCAGTACCTCTCCCATTTAATTGTGATGAGGATGAAAACGAAGACGAATAA